The Dendropsophus ebraccatus isolate aDenEbr1 chromosome 2, aDenEbr1.pat, whole genome shotgun sequence DNA segment TGCCAGCGAGAACACCAACATCCCAGATTAATCATTTGTTCCCGATTTCCTGGAATATTGTACTATGAACTGCCCGCTGAGTTCATAGGATTGCACTAATTCCAAATGTTCATTATTAAACTAAAGCCATTCTTCCTATTGCACATTAGTGTATCTTTCCTGCTGCTTTTAACctgcggaaggctcattccgcctcatggcagaagcaggcCTGCTTATACACaaagcaaagggggggggggggggtaatgtctcTAAAAATTGGGGGGAAAAGCAACTCTCACACCAACTTTTCAATGTAGCTTCCCTTTAAAGTCAGCGTCTTACTCCAGCTTGGAGTTTTAAAACATGACTAAAACTGTATGTTAAGCTGTAGATCGCTCCAAATAGAGACTTCATATTTGTGTACAGCTGTTTTGAGAGTAGGTTGCTGGCTGGCTTTCATCATGGGACAAAAGGGGTTAAGTTTCTCCTTGAAGAGGTAGGCATGGGCACTTGCAGGCCATTCATGATCCACTGGGAAATCCAGAAAGAAAGACTATGCAATCCACTTCTCAGAAGCAACATCATGCAGCTATGATCGGGATATACACCCACCCCCTCTATGTCACAGAAGGTATACTTCCAAGATACGGAATCACAGAAAGTGAACACTGCTGCTCCCTTTAAACCTTTAATATAAATACTTGATTTTAACAATTGGTCTTTTTCTGATTAAACATTCCCTAAAGTTGTGTTACTAGGTAGTGCTGGCACAAATTGTATAGCCAAATTGTCATAGTGAGTCTGTTTTGGTCAAAATATAGAAGACTTAAAAGAACTTATTGAGCTCAAAACTTTCCTGATACCTTAATAATCTCTGGTGtcaccacattttttttaaattattgattTATATGTGTTCTAGAAGTGTTCTGAGCTACAAAAAAGTATTATAGATTAACTTCATTACATTAAAGACATGCTTTCAAGACCACAATAGCCAGAGTGGGGCAACTCCAAAGAGCAAACCCTAGCTCTGGAGTGCCTGCATCTCTATGCAGTAGTCTTTCATTTCATTTCAAAGTTATGTCTAATTTTCATTAACAGTCTGGTTGCTTCACCTTTGTGATCagcttattattatttatggtgTTTGGCTACGGAAAAAGGTTTTATAACACCACGGTCTTGGATTAGGATTAATTGCTTGCAGGATTAATTAATATAAATACAGTACTTGCTTTTCCTTTTCCctcggcattaaaggggttaatttGTGCTGTTTAGTCTTAGGAACATAATTTTTTAAATTGGTGtaattttattgtttattgttacTTCTTTCTTTTTATTCACTCTCAGGATGTCCACCCAACGTGCCCTATGTCTATGGTCACACATGTCTAGTAGCTCAGTTCCTCAACCTGAATTCTCTTGTACCTCTTGTGTTGGAGGGATTCTTGCTAGTGTAAAAGTCAGACAGTAAAGACTGGTTTTAGAAGTGGTTTCTTCACACTGGGGCACTAGATTAAACATTAAATAGACATAATGAGAAGAAATCTGCAGGAtaccagggggcagtataacaagtgtagcagctatatatatatatatatatatatatatatatatatatatatatatatatacatatatatataaacaagagCCTTTACAATCTTTTTATTTTCTGCATCTACCAGAGAAATGTGATATATAATTGCATTCACCCCCTTTAAACTGTCTCCATTAAACCCAAAATATATACATGTGAACTATGAGGTAGTACGAATAAAGGCTaccttgttattttatttttatacctcCATCCCCATTGTATCATGTTTAAATGCATAGTACAATGTTGTTTTATAAGAATTATAATTACCATTGCACCTAATTGTATTTTAGGTGATGAGCCATTTGATGCCACGCAGGTAGTCGGCTTAAAGTAAAGCTTGTGTTCACTAAACATTTGGGTTCCAGCTCACCTTTCTGCCTCATCTTTAGCTGGGATGATTCATATAGCGTCAAACAGACAAAATATATTCAGGATCCTTATTGATATGCATGTCTATTCTTTTTAAGTGGTTTTGGATGACAGCAAGCGTTTGGCAAAAAGAAAACTCATAGAAGAAAACAGAGAAAAGAGGCGCAAGGATGAACtgcagaaatcaatggtacagAAGCCTGAACCAACAGCAGAAGAGTGGGAGCTCATACAGGTTGTCACTGAAGCTCATGTAGCCACCAATGCACAGGGAAGTCACTGGAAACAGAAAAGAAAATTTCTGGTAAGTAAAAAGTCATTATGGCAGGTAGCAATGGTTTACTGAACCTCTGTGGTGGTGACCTTGGCAGAAATAGGAGGGCACATGGCTTGATAGCCATGTTAGTGGACTGTGTAGGTCTAAGCCAAAGAAAGGAACCATACTCATCATTCATCTGATTATCCCATATTTTACAGCTGTTAGTCGTATTTGATTTATCCTCATTGTGCTATAGTACAGTAAATGATGTCTCTAATGTTTTCTGTTTTACACCAGCCAGAAGATATTGGGCAGGCCCCCATAGTTAATGCTCCAGAGGGTGGAAAAGTGGACTTAGAAGCCTTCAGTCAGTTTACAAAAATAATCACCCCAGCAATTACAAGAGTGGTGGATTTTGCCAAAAAATTACCTATGTTTTGTGAGGTGAGTACTTTGCCAGGACAGGGATAAAAACAAGAATGGCTTGTTTGGTAGACAACCATTACAGAGTGTGGACAGTAAAACACGATGAGCCAGATAGGCAACAAGTAGTTAGCCTACAAGATGGAAGTCAACATTCAGCGGAAATGTATAGTAACATTACAAGAAAGTAATAGCATACACATAGCAAATTCTTATATTCTAGGATCATCAAGTACAAACACACAACAACTGAAGAAGTAGATATAGCAATCTACCAAATGTCACACATTCTCTTGGCGTCTCCCATATGTCTCAGCTACACAGTGGATTCTGTAAATGCCCCATATAAATAAGATAAAAATGATCTATACAATGTAGTGGAGAAAAGTGTAAAAATGCCTAATAGTGTCTGGAAAAATACAGCGAAGTGAACAGGGTGGTTTACAAGTTGAGTAGATGGTGTAACAGGTATATGGAGGATAACCTTTATCTTTAATATGAAATGCATTGTAATAGAGTTATACTAATAGATTGCTCCAATTTACAGCTGCCATGCGAAGACCAGATCATCCTCCTCAAGGGCTGCTGCATGGAGATCATGTCGCTCCGAGCTGCAGTGAGATATGACCCAGAAAGTGAGACATTAACACTGAATGGGGAGATGGCAGTCACAAGAGGACAGCTGAAAAATGGAGGACTAGGGGTGGTATCTGATGCCATCTTTGACTTAGGCGTATCGCTGTCCTCATTTAATCTTGATGATACCGAAGTCGCCTTGTTGCAGGCTGTGCTGCTTATGTCATCAGGTAGGAGCTAGTAGATGTATCCATTATAGTCAGTATAACTTTATGTTGATGAGTACTGCATGTTGTGAACAGGTCTTGTAAGGAACTGCACCAGAAACTAGGGAACTTGCAGTAGTAAATCAGCCCTATTATTCAGGTTTTTGCCTGCTTTGTGATTATTCTATCACCATTATAAATCAGTGGAACAATGTAAAATTCGTAAAATAAGTGGAACAATGAGGGATCACATGGTTCAgttaaagtggccatacaccttgaATATAACCAAACAATCATTTATTTGTCATAtatctctcctgtccttcctatacacaggaacattcagcagaGCCAAGGATTCctttgttttctatggaaatggTTAAGTCTCAGCCAGATTTTCAATCACACTTAGCCCCTACGATTACTGACATTATCTATCGGTGGACAGTTGTAAGAGCCCCATATACCGATAGCggacaaaagtataaagtgtatgaagACCTTTCGTGTAAGGAAATATAAAAGCAAACAATTTATACAAAAGAACCCTAAACCAGTAGATTAACTAGACATTAGCCTATTAAAATACAGTTTTGTTGGATGTTACGGAAGGTTTGGAAATCTTTATAGAATAAATCAAAGGATTAGGTCATAAATGGCACCTAAACAATGATCTACTATAATAGTCAAAAATAACTGGGACACATGCTTATTTGACATTCAGTGTGCCATTTGTTCTTAGATACCATAGTAATAACCTATACTTAACTAAATAGATACTTACCATCTACTCACAGCATAGATGAAGGTATCTGATCACTGTGGGACCCAATCACCAGAGCAGCAGTCAGCCATTGTCTTTGTTGTCTAAATCCATCTCTATGGGTTGATCAGACACAGCCAAGCACCAAGCTACCGCTGTCAATCTCAAACAGACTGAGTGTAGCAGAAGCACTCAATCTTAACTGGCAATAAATTCAAATTGGGGTACACAGTACCTCTATTATCGTGATTAGTGGGGGGCCCAGTGGAGGGACCCGCAGAGAAcacttagggggaaatttatcaatccATTTAGCTATCCATTGAACAATTTAAGGCACTGTTTTAAGATGGACACTTATCATCTATCCAGAGAAagaataagggggagatttatcaaactggtgtaaagaagaattgtcttagttgcccctagcaaccaatcagatttcacttttcattcctcacagactcttttaaaaaatgaaaggtggaacctgattggttgatagcggcaactaagacaattctactttacaccagtttgataaatctcccccttattctTTCTCTGGACAGATGATAAGTGTCCATCTTGAAACAGTGCCTTCAATTGTTCAATGGATAGCTAAATGCTTAACAGTTGAATAAATGccatttgtttgttttgtttttgataTGTGATAATGATTTTTGAAGTGacaatattatgtatatatgtaagaaaTGTTGTTAAAAATTCTCAATcatattttaaaaacttttttctctCATTGGCAGATCGCCCTGGTCTCTCCAGTGTGGAAAGAATAGAAAAGTGCCAAGAAGGTTTCCTCTTGGCATTTGAACACTACATAAATTACAGGAAACACAACGTTGCACACTTTTGGCCAAAACTGCTGATGAAAGTCACCGACCTCCGCATGATTGGAGCCTGCCATGCAAGCCGGTTCCTGCACATGAAAGTGGAGTGCCCCACTGAACTGTTTCCCCCACTGTTCTTGGAAGTGTTTGAGGATTAGAAGAGACTGTGCTTCTGGTTTCTCTGCACTACTGGGGTCTCCCCTTCCATTCCATTGCCTccgtcactttttttttgttctcgTCCGTTCTGAATAGACACGGATGAAAATGTTCCTCTAATGCGGGTACTCGTGACTATCGTGTTTTTGTTATTCTGTCCTTTTGATGTGAAGTTTATCCGTGGAAGTTTAACCCCTTTTGTGCTGAAGTGGCTGTCAAGACATTTCTTTTCAGAGCATTTGACGGTCCTTACAGTTCTTAAGTGGttattggaaaaaaagaaaatgtacaaaaaaaaaaaaatagaaaaatatatattaactTGCATTCACCAGCACTACGGATCCTACACAGAAAAGGTATTCTCAGATGTTGTGCCTGCGGCTAAAAAACCTACTGAGCATCTCCCATGGTGATCACTTACTTATGCATTGTGGGGCTGTTTTAACCATTCACAGCTGCATATACACCATTTCCACCCAGAACAAGGCAGATGTTTGATTTTGATCACTAgatgatatttttttaatttatttttttaaaacaagtgGTAATGCCCCTTATTCGGCACACACTGCGCCCGCGATTGGCGATAAATTAGTAGCAAGTTTTTGAAACGGTTTGTAGAAAGAGAATTTAGCTTGGTAAAACCCGAAATAATTTTACCTTTATACGTCAGAAAAGTAAATGATAATCCTGAAAGAATGTATTTTTTTACTCTATAACTCCCCTTTATCAATAtcctcttattttttttattatggaaagaAAGAAGCTAAGCTGATCTGGATGTTAAAGTATGACATTACATTGCTCACTCTTGTGTTATATAGTTGGTGTTTATAGGATGACTGTACAGAACTAGTTCCTCAATTCTGCACATTCCCTTCTCAGGTATTTAAAAGTAAACCTCTAGGAATTCCATTAATGTCTCTCCGTTTTCTGATCCCCTTTCTCCTGCATGATGATATGAATTGGAATAGGTCTTGTCCCACAAGTCACGTGATGATCACTTGGCACTTTGGCAATTGGTAACCTCACACTGTCGTAATACTAGGCCATACTAAGGTGACATTTGAACTCCTGAGCTGTGATATATCCATATACTCTATTGTACTACCTCCTTCATTACCCATATTCTAACAGTGCCTAGCAGAGAAGCAGTTACTTAGGGCATGGTCAGATCTGCTTCAGTGCCACATATCCCTCACAACTATCAGTGTATCCTATAGAAACCAAGACTATCCACATTACACGTTCAGGGCTCTAGTTCATGCCAGATGATATATTTTGCCAGACATATTTTTCtattataaaataaacatataaactaTAAATGGATGCTAATAGCTTCCCGGCTACTGACAGCAAAACCAAAACCAATAACATAGTATATTTGTTGTATTCAATCTTGCATATTCTTATATCTTGCATATATTTTGCATGATAAACTTTTCAGGTGACATGCTTCAATATAGATTGTGTGTACGTGTCTAAAATTCTATTTTATATTACTCTAAAGACCCCAAGCCTGGTCATTGAAAGCCAGAGAGGAGAGCCACGTGCCTTTACACATCACTCATTTATCTCCACTGACAAGAAACCTCCGTTAGATAGACGTATCAGTATTCGCCTTTTATTGCTGGCTTCTATTGTTGAGAATCTGAAAACAAGTGGGACAGACATGACATATCGGATACAGAGACTCAAAGCAAAACCAACTATCCAAACTAGTGCTGCTACTAAATTACATAGGCACTTGTGCAGCCACAATACTTACACTATACAAATCTGCCGATCACAATGTACATAATACTCTACTCAGTCCAAACCAGAAATATTTGTGCTGAGGGAAATGCTGCAGCTTTTATGCAGGTAAATCATGTagattttgttgcagattttagCTCACGACGCACCAAATCTATTAATACGTCTTACATTTTTGacctatgtggctgtgtgtgtgccaCGGAGTGAAAGCTATGCCACTTTTGCGCTGGTATAGACTTCTGCTACAGTAATTACCAGTTTctggtatatattatagtaaattAAGGCGGTTATGAGGAGccactttctaaaaaaaaaaaaagtagaaagtgAAAAACAAGTTGAGCAAGACAATCTTGCACAAAAATATGACTTTTAAAACTAtctatagatacagccatagactgtattcatgttttccaggcagtccttgggctgcttCTACcgtctccaggcagcaggattgaaAGGCTAATTGTTTGTGCACACCCGAAATTTCGGAAAATTCTCTCATCGGTTTTCATCAAACACTGGTATTAAAATGCCTaacaatcagactcaagcatgctcaaattgCACTTATCTCTAGTGGCCAAACCCTAAGATGGTGCTAGGCCATATTTCTGGTTTGGATAGAGACTCCTTCATGTATACTATATGATATATTCTATAAAGAGTTTAATagcatgaggaaaaaaaaaatcttcgctTGCATGTAGTTTATTGTACAACATACACAAAGGTTTTATTACTTTTGGCttagaggagtagtagtagttttatTGCTGCAGGGTGAGTATATTAAAAGCAATGGCTTCTCCTTGGACAGACATGGAATATAATTTGGCTGCTTTTTTTTAgattatttgcaaaaaattatTTAGTCACTAAGATCCTGTATTAGAGAATTAAAGAAGTAGGCCTTATACTCAAAAGTAAATGCCTCCAACTTCTTGGTATATCCTTAAAGATGAGGCTGAATGAGGCACTAgtacagtgatggctaaccttgacactccagctgttgcaaaactacaattccattcATGccacaaccaaagatatggctttggctgcccaggtatgatgggaattgtagtttggcaacagctggagtgtcaaggttagccatcactggcctAGTAGAAAAGGGGTGGGGGTGCGTAGATGCAATCAGACGTGATTGCTGGTGCTATTAGATCCAGGACAAGCATGTTCCTCTGGTGCTAAAAATGTTGGTGCCAATATTGTGCACTATTACAATGCCTACGCAGCTCTATAAGCTATTGATCTAGGAGAGGGAGTGAAACCCAGAAACACCCCAGCAATACTGGGATCAGTATTTAGTGAGTGTTGTTTATTGCCAGTCTACCTCTATGGCACATATGTATCATTGGGTGCAGTGATAGTGAAGGCAGCGGAGAAATGCTAGAAATTAATATAGTGCTctataataaatctttattagaTATGAGAATATGTTATTTAACATGTAGGCCTGGCCTATCCAGCTGTTTACTTATAAATAATATGCAATATCTGCTCTATTTTAACCATATACCAAAA contains these protein-coding regions:
- the THRB gene encoding thyroid hormone receptor beta isoform X1, with translation MKMKFHSKKQFDRFVEDNTGCWYIPSYLDKDELCVVCGDKATGYHYRCITCEGCKGFFRRTIQKNLHPSYSCKYEGKCVIDKVTRNQCQECRFKKCIAVGMATDLVLDDSKRLAKRKLIEENREKRRKDELQKSMVQKPEPTAEEWELIQVVTEAHVATNAQGSHWKQKRKFLPEDIGQAPIVNAPEGGKVDLEAFSQFTKIITPAITRVVDFAKKLPMFCELPCEDQIILLKGCCMEIMSLRAAVRYDPESETLTLNGEMAVTRGQLKNGGLGVVSDAIFDLGVSLSSFNLDDTEVALLQAVLLMSSDRPGLSSVERIEKCQEGFLLAFEHYINYRKHNVAHFWPKLLMKVTDLRMIGACHASRFLHMKVECPTELFPPLFLEVFED
- the THRB gene encoding thyroid hormone receptor beta isoform X2, whose amino-acid sequence is MPSSMSGYIPSYLDKDELCVVCGDKATGYHYRCITCEGCKGFFRRTIQKNLHPSYSCKYEGKCVIDKVTRNQCQECRFKKCIAVGMATDLVLDDSKRLAKRKLIEENREKRRKDELQKSMVQKPEPTAEEWELIQVVTEAHVATNAQGSHWKQKRKFLPEDIGQAPIVNAPEGGKVDLEAFSQFTKIITPAITRVVDFAKKLPMFCELPCEDQIILLKGCCMEIMSLRAAVRYDPESETLTLNGEMAVTRGQLKNGGLGVVSDAIFDLGVSLSSFNLDDTEVALLQAVLLMSSDRPGLSSVERIEKCQEGFLLAFEHYINYRKHNVAHFWPKLLMKVTDLRMIGACHASRFLHMKVECPTELFPPLFLEVFED